One genomic window of Carassius auratus strain Wakin chromosome 14, ASM336829v1, whole genome shotgun sequence includes the following:
- the LOC113113554 gene encoding rho-related GTP-binding protein RhoG-like produces the protein MQTIKCVVVGDGAVGKTCLLISYTTNAFPEEYIPTVFDNYSAQMSVDGRTLSLNLWDTAGQEEYDRLRTLSYPQTNIFIICFSIGSPSSFANVRHKWHPEVTHHCPGAPILLVGTKRDLRSDAETLKKLKEQGLAPTSHQQGGALSKQIGAVKYLECSALLQEGVREVFVEAVRAVLYPAAKKNGKKCVLL, from the coding sequence ATGCAGACCATTAAGTGTGTTGTGGTGGGCGACGGGGCGGTGGGGAAGACGTGCCTCCTCATCTCCTACACCACCAACGCCTTCCCTGAGGAGTACATCCCCACCGTGTTCGACAACTACAGCGCTCAGATGAGCGTGGACGGCCGTACGCTGAGCCTCAACCTGTGGGACACGGCGGGGCAGGAGGAGTACGACCGTCTGCGCACGCTCTCCTACCCACAGACCAACATCTTCATCATCTGCTTCTCCATCGGCAGCCCCTCGTCCTTCGCCAACGTGCGGCACAAGTGGCACCCGGAGGTGACCCACCACTGCCCCGGCGCTCCCATCCTGCTGGTGGGCACCAAGAGAGACCTGCGCTCGGACGCGGAGACGCTGAAGAAGCTGAAGGAGCAGGGCCTGGCTCCCACCTCGCACCAGCAGGGCGGCGCTCTGTCCAAGCAGATCGGAGCGGTCAAGTACCTGGAGTGCTCTGCGCTGCTGCAGGAGGGCGTGAGGGAGGTGTTCGTGGAGGCCGTGCGCGCCGTGCTCTACCCCGCTGCCAAGAAAAACGGCAAGAAGTGTGTGCTCTTATAG